GGCGTAGTGCTTGGCGTTCGCCGGGTCGACGGCGACGCCGAACCGGCCGGCGGGCGGCATCACCTCAAGGGTGTCGCCGACCTGCAGGCCGGTGCTGACGTGCCCGGAGAACAGCCCGCCCTCCAGGCGCTTGACCGCGACCCGCAGCCGGTGCTCGGACGGCGCCGAGCAGATCGAGTACGAGCGGCGGACCTCCTCGCCGTCCAGGTGCGCGCGCAGGGTGAGGTGCTGGCCCGGGGTGAACGCGAACACGTCGGCGAGGTCGTCGGGCACGTCGAACGACACCGCGACGGCGTCGTCGGTCAGCTGCTCGATCTGGGAGACCCGCAGCGGGTAGAAGGTGCTGTGCCCGCGGGAGGCCGCCACCTGCTGGTGCGTCGAGGTGGTGCCGGCCTCGTCCGTCACGTCGCCGCTCACCTCAGTCGTCACGTCGGGGCCCCTCAGATCGCCTTGAAGTGGTCGAACGGCTCGGAGCAGGCGCGGCACTGCCACAGCGCCTTGCACGCGGTCGAGCCGAAGTGCGACAGCTCTCGGGTGTCGAGGGAGCCGCAGTGCGGGCAGCGCACCGACAGGGTGACCGGGACCGCCCCGCCGGCCCGGCGGCGTCCGGGTGGGGCGATCCCGTACTCGGCGAGGCGCCTCTTGCCCTCGTCCGTCATCCAGTCCGTCGTCCACGCCGGGGACAGCACGGTGCGGACCTCGACGTCGGCGAACCCGTTGCGCCGCAAGGCGTCCACGACGTCGGTGCGGATGGTGTCCATCGCCGGGCAGCCCGAGTAGGTGGGCGTGATGGTGACGACGACGCGCCCGTCCTCGGTGACCTCGACGTCCCGCAGCACGCCGAGGTCGGCGATGGTGAGGACGGGTACCTCCGGGTCGGCCACCTCACCGGCCACCCGGCGGGCCGTCTGCGCGCGGGACGTCGCCGTCCTCACCAGGTCGCCCCGGGGTGCGAACGGTGCAGGTGCTGCATCTCGGCCAGCAGGTACCCGAGGTGCTCGGTGTGGACGCCGTCGCGACCGCCGAGCGGCAGCCGCCGGCTCGGCTCGGGCACGGCGAGAGTCGCCGCGGAGACGACGGGGGTGACGGTGTGCTCCCACTCGGCGCGCAGGGACGCCGGGTCGACGGCGACGCCGTCCTCCAGCAGCCCCTCGGGGACCCACGAGCCGTCGAACAGCTCCGGGACGTACGGCCAGACGGCGGCGAGACCGGCCTGCATCCGCCGGTGGCTCTCCGACGTGCCGTCGCCGAGCCGGATCACCCAGGACGACGCGTGCTCGAGGTGGTAGGAGACCTCCTTGACGGCCTTGCCGGCGACCGCGGCGAGCCGCTCGTCGGCGGATCGCTCGAGCCGCCGGTACAGCGCCTGGGCGTAGGCGGAGAAGACGAGCAGCCGCGCCATGGTCACGGCGAAGTCACCGTTGGGCAGCTCCACCAGCTGGACGTTGAGGACGTCGCGCTCCTCGCGCAGGTAGGCCAGGTCGTCCTCGTCGCGGCCGGCACCCTCGACCTCGCCGGCGTAGGTGAGCAGCATCCGGGCCTGACCGAGCAGGTCGAGCCCGATGTTGGCGAGCGCGACGTCCTCCTCCAGCTCAGGGGCGTGCGCGATCCACTCGGCGCAGCGGTGCGAGAGCACGAGCGCGTCGTCGCCGAGGGACAGCGCGTACCGGGCGAGATCGGGCAGCGCCCGGGTCGCGGGGGTGGCCCGTGCGCTCACAGGTGCGGCACCCCCTCGGGGATGTCGTAGAACGTCGGGTGCCGGTACACCTTGTCCGCCGCCGGGTCGAAGAACGCGTCTTTCTCGTCCGGGCTGCTGGCGGTGATCTGCGCGGCCGGCACCACCCAGATGCTCACCCCCTCGCTGCGGCGGGTGTACAGGTCGCGGGCGTTCTGCAGGGCGAGCTGGGCGTCCGGGGCGTGCAAAGACCCGACGTGCTGGTGGCTCAGGCCGCGGCGCGGCCGGACGAACACCTCCCACAGCGGCCAGTCCCGGCGGGCGGCGTCCGGGGCCTGGGCGACGTCCGGGGCCTGAGCGGCGTCCGGGGTGCCGGTGCTCACGCGACCACCGCCTGCGGGTCGGCGGCCTGCTTGGCGGCGTAGGCGGCGGCCTCGCGGACCCAGGCCCCCTCCTCGTGCGCGGCCCGCCGGGTCTGCAGCCGCTCGGCGTTGCACGGGCCGTTGCCCTTGAGCACGTCGTAGAACTCGTCCCAGTCGATGGCCCCGAACCGCCAGTGGCCGGACTCCTCGTCGAAGCGCAGCTCGGGGTCCGGCAGAGTGAGTCCCAGCACCTGCGCCTGCGGGACGGTCATGTCGACGAAGCGCTGACGCAGCTCGTCGTTGGAGTGGCGCTTGATGCCCCACGCCATCGACTGGGCGCTGTTCGGGGACTGGTCGTCCGGGGGGCCGAACATCATCAGCGACGGCCACCACCACCGGTCGACGGCGTCCTGCGCCATCTGCTTCTGCTCCGGTGTGCCGTGGCTGAGGGTGTGCAGGATCTCGAAGCCCTGGCGCTGGTGGAAGGACTCCTCCTTGCAGATCCGCACCATCGCCCGGCCGTAGGGACCGTACGAGCAGCGGCACAGCGGCACCTGGTTGACGATGGCGGCGCCGTCGACGAGCCAGCCGATGGCGCCCATGTCGGCCCAGGTGAGCGTCGGGTAGTTGAAGATCGACGAGTACTTCTGGCGGCCGGTGTGCAGGAGGTCCAGCAGCTCGGCGCGGTCGACCCCGAGGGTCTCCGCGGCGCTGTAGAGGTAGAGGCCGTGGCCGGCCTCGTCCTGGACCTTCGCCATGAGGATCGCCTTGCGGCGCAGGCTGGGGGCTCGCGTGATCCAGTTGCCCTCGGGCTGCATCCCGATGATCTCCGAGTGCGCGTGCTGGGCGATCTGGCGGATCAGGGTCTTGCGGTAGCCCTGCGGCATCCAGTCCCGTGGCTCGATCCGCTCGTCGGCCGCGATCAGGCGGTCGAACTCCGCCTGCAGGGCCGCGTCCTCCTCCGAGGACGGCGCAGCGGGCGCGGCGACCCCCGACGGGCGCTGGTCCGGCTGCTCACCGAAGTCGTTGCCGTACACGAGACCCTCCACGTGTCTGCTCCAACCGACCGAACGGTCGGTTCCCAGGATGCGGGAGGGACCTGCGCACCGTCAACCGGAGCCCGCGGCGTCCGGGGCTGTCGGTGTCCGGGGCCTGTCGGTGTCCGGCGCCCGTCGCGCGGCGCACGTGGCTCAGCGGCGCAGGCCGTCGAAGGCGATGCGGACGACGGCGTCCCCGAGCTCCTTCGGCCCCAGCCCGTGGTGACCGGTGGCTGCCGGAGCCACGTGCGGAGAGCCGGAGGGCCGGTACCACTCGACCAGCGAGTTGATCATCCCGAACAGCAGCCGGGTGACCACCGCGGGGTCGACGTCGTCCCGGACGTCGCCGTCCGCGGCCGCCTCGACGACGAGCGCGGCCACCGTCCGGTCGAACTCCCGGCGGCGCTCCAGCGCCCAGCGCTCGGTCTCGGTGTTGCCGTGCACCCGCAGCAGCAGGGTCACGTAGGGCAGCCGCTCGACGAGCACCGCCACCGTGCGGCGCACGACGTGCTCCAGGCGGTCGATGGCCCGCCCGGTGCTGGCCTGCGGCTCGGCGAGGACGTCGAACAGCGGCCCGACGGCGCGCTCCAGCGCCGTGCGCAGCAGCTGCTCCTTGCTGGCGATGTGGTGGTAGAGCGACGACTTGGACAGCCCGGACGCGCGGGACAGGTGCTCCATCGACGTCCCGTCGTAGCCGCGCTCGATGAACACGGTGACGGCGACGTCGAGCACGGAGTCGGCGTCGTGCCGGCGCCGGCCAGGGTGCCGCTCACCGGCTCCCGCCGGCGGGGCGGGCATCTGCGACACGGGCGGCCTCCCGCAGGGGTTGATGGTCCAGGCTTGATGGTCCAGGCCTTGATAGTGCACGGGCCGACCGGCAGCATAGGACCGACCGTTCGGTCGGATGCCAGCACACTCGGGAGAGAGGACTGCCCGCCCATGCCAGAGGCCTTCCTCGTGGACGGGGTCCGCACGCCCGTCGGTCGGTACGCAGGCGCGCTGTCCTCCGTGCGCCCGGACGACCTGGCCGCCCACGTCCTGCGCGAGCTGACCGCTCGGCACCCGGACGTCGACTGGGAGGCCCTCGACGACGTCGTCCTCGGCTGCGCCAACCAGGCGGGGGAGGACAACCGGGACGTCGCGCGGATGGCGCTGCTGCTCGCCGGCCTGCCCGAGACCGTCAGCGGGACCACCGTCAACCGGTTGTGCGGTTCCGGCGCCGACGCGCTGGCCGTCGCCGCCCGGAGCATCCGCGCCGGGGAGGCCGACCTCGTCCTGGCCGGCGGGGTCGAGTCGATGAGCCGGGCCCCGTTCGTCATGGCCAAGGCGCAGAGCGCGTTCGACCGGCGCGCCGAGGTCCACGACACGACGATCGGGTGGCGGTTCGTCAACCCCGTGCTCGAGGAGCGCTTCGGTACCGACTCCATGGGCGAGACCGCGGAGAACGTCGCCGCCGAGTTCGGGGTCTCCCGTGAGGACCAGGACGCCTACGCCCTGCGCTCCCAGGAGCGGGCGGCGGCCGCGCAGGCGTCCGGGCGGCTGGTCCGCGAGATCGTCCCCGTCCCGGTCCCGCAGCGCCGGGGCGACCCGGTCCTCGTCGACACCGACGAGCACCCGCGGCGGACGAGCCGGGAGGCTCTGGCCGCGCTGCGGCCCGCGTTCCGCGAGGGCGGCACGGTGACCGCGGGCAACTCCAGCGGCGTCAACGACGGGGCCGCGGCGCTGCTCGTCGCGTCGGAGGCGGCGGTCGAGCGCTTCGGCCTGCAGCCGCTGGCCCGGGTCGTCGGTGCCGCCACGGCCGGTGTGCCGCCGCGGATCATGGGCATCGGCCCGGTGCCTGCGAGCCGTCGCCTGCTCGACCGGCTCGGCCTGACCGTGGCGGACCTGGACGTCGTCGAGCTCAACGAGGCCTTCGCGGCGCAGGTGCTCGCGGTGCTGCGTCAGCTGGGGATCCCGGACGACGCCGAGCACGTCAACCCCAACGGTGGCGGTATCGCCCTCGGGCACCCGCTCGGGATGACCGGCGCCCGGCTCGCCCTCACCGCGGCCACCGAGCTCGCCGTCCGGGACGTGCGGCGGGCGCTGGTCACGATGTGCGTGGGCGTCGGCCAGGGCATCTCGGTCCTGCTCGAGCGCACCTGACCCACCTCGTCGTCCCAGCCCGCCGTCCGAAGAACTCTCGCCCCGCCGTCCGAAGAACCGTCCGAAGAAGGAGACCCCGTGAAGGACCTCAGCCCGCAGCCCGGTGACCTCGAGCCGATCGAGACCGCGTCGGTGGACGAGCTGCGCTCGCTGCAGCTCGAGCGGCTGAGGTGGAGCCTGCGGTACTCCTACGACAACGTCCCGCACTACCGGGCGGCGTTCGACAACGCCGGCGTGCACCCCGACGACCTGCGCTCCCTGGAGGACCTCGCCCGGTTCCCGTTCACGACCAAGCAGGACCTGCGGGAGAACTACCCGTTCGGGATGTTCGCCGTCCCCCAGGAGCAGGTGAGCCGGATCCACGCGTCGTCCGGGACCACGGGCCGGCCGACCGTGGTCGGCTACACCGCCAACGACATCCGCACCTGGGCGCACGTCATGGCGCGCTCGATCCGCGCCTCCGGGGGCCGGCCCGGTGACAAGGTGCACGTCGCGTACGGCTACGGCCTGTTCACCGGCGGTCTGGGCTCGCACTACGGCGCCGAGGCGCTCGGCTGCACCGTCATCCCGATGTCCGGGGGGATGACCGAGCGGCAGGTCATGCTCATCGGCGACTTCAAGCCCGACATCATCATGGTGACGCCGTCGTACATGCTCGCGATCATCGACGAGATGGAGCGGCAGGGCGTGGACCCGGCGTCGACCTCGTTGAAGATCGGCATCTTCGGCGCGGAGCCGTGGACGGACGACATGCGCCGGGAGATGGAGCAGCGCCTGGACATGCACGCGCTCGACATCTACGGGCTGTCCGAGGTGATGGGGCCCGGTATCGCGATCGAGTGCGTCGAGACCAAGGACGGCCTGCACATCTGGGAGGACCACTTCTACCCGGAGGTCATCGACCCGGTGACCGGGGAGGTGCTGCCGGACGGCGAGGAGGGCGAGCTGGTCTTCACGACACTCACCAAGGAGGCGACCCCCGCCATCCGGTACCGGACCCGCGACATCACCCGGCTGCTGCCGGGTACGGCCCGCACCATGCGGCGGATGGAGAAGGTCACCGGCCGCACCGACGACATGATCATTCTGCGTGGGGTGAACCTCTTCCCCACCCAGATCGAGGAGCTCATCCTGCGCACGCCGGCCCTCTCTCCCCACTTCCAGTGCTGGCTGTCGCGGCCCGGGCGGATGGACGAGATGACGGTCAAGGTCGAGCGGCGTCCGGACGCCGACGCGGACGTCGCAGCCCGCGCCGGGGAGGAGCTGCGGCACCTCGTCAAGAGCACGATCGGGGTGACGGTGGGCGTGGAGGTTCTCGAGCCCGAGGGCATCGAGCGGTCGGTGGGCAAGATGCGCCGGATCGTGGACCAGCGCCCGCGCTGACGGCGGACGACGAGAGGCCCCCGGCACGGTGCCGAGGGCCTCTCGTCGTCGGGTGACGAAACCGCAGGTCAGTGGTGGACCTCACCGCTCGGCTTGACCTCGCCGCGCCAGGCGCCGGTCTCGGTGCCACGCGACTCGATGAACTTCTTGAACCGGTCCAGGTCGCCCTGGGCCCGCCGGTCGACGATGTTCAGCAGGTCACCGGCCTTCTCCACGACGCCCTCGGGCTCGTACTCCAGGCGCAGGGTGATCTGCGTGGAGCCGGGGTTGCCCGGGTCGGTCCGGAACAGCACCGTGCCGTCGTTCTTCGTGCCCGCGAGCGAGCGCCACGTGATCCGCTCGTCGGGGGTCTGGTCCACGATCTCGGCGTCCCACTCCCGGGTGACACCGGCGATCTCGGCCTTCCAGTGCAGGCGCTTGTCGTCGAGCTGCTGGACGGACTCGACGCCCTCCATGAACTCGGGGAACGACTCGAACTGCGTCCACTGGTCGTAGGCGGTGCGGACGGGGACGTCCACCGTGACCGTCTTCTCGACCGTGCTCATGAGTGCTCCTCTCATCGGGTGCACTCACCGGGCTACCCCGGCCGGCGTCGTCCTACACGTGGCCCGGACGGTCACTCCGGCGGGTCGCCGACGATGACGTTGAGGCTGCCCGGCCAGGCGAGGTAGCGGACCGACAGGTTCGTCATCGTCGCCAGCCGGTTGCGGTTGCCGATGAGCGTGACGATGTGCAGCACGACCCAGGCGATCCAGGCCACGAACCCGCCGAACCGCGGTCCCCAGGGCAGCTGGACGACGGCCGCCGTCCGGCCGATCGTGGCCATGATGCCCCTGTCCCGGTAGGAGAAGGGCTCTGTCGTCTCACCGGCCAGCAGTCGCCGGATCTGCTCAGCGGCGTGGCGTCCCTCCTGGATCGCGGGCTGGGCCAGCTGCGGCGGCGGCTCGCCGTCCGCGGGAGCCGCAGCGTCGCCGACGGCGAACACCCGGTCGTGGCCGACCACCCGCAGGTCCGGCTCGACGAGGATCCGCCCTCCCCTGCCCTGGGGCAGTCCCCAGTCGCGGACGTCGTCGGCCACCTTGACCCCCGTGGCCCAGACGGTGGCCGCGCAGGCCAGCTCCTCGCCGTCCGAGAGGCGCACGCCGTCCGGCCGGACCTCCTCGACGGCGGTGCCGAGACGCAGCTCGACGCCACGGCGGCGCAGCTCCCGAGCGGTGTAGCGCTGGAGCCGCGGGACGAACGGGGCCAGCAGGCTGTCGGTCATCTCCACGAGCACGACGCGGGCTCGCGCCGGGTCGACCTCCGGGTAGGCGACCGGCAGGGCGGCGTTTCGCAGCTCGGCGAGGGCGCCGGCCATCTCCACACCGGTCGGTCCGCCCCCGACGACGACCGTGACCGGCTCCTTCGCCTCGGGACGGCCTTGGGCGAACAGCTCCAGGTTCGCCAGGACAGCGTCACGGACCCCGATCGCCTCGCGACGGGAGTAGATGGTCCGTGCGTTCTGCTCGGCGCCGGGCACACCGAAGAAGTTCGCCGTCACCCCCGGGGAGAGCACCAGGGCGTCGTAGCGTTCACGGGTGCCGTCGGCGCACAGCACCTGGCGTCCGGCGGTGTCCAGCCCCGTGACGGCCGTGCGGCGGAACCTCACGTTGCGGTAGCGCCCGCTGTAGGCGCGCAGTGCGAAGGTGACGTCTCCAGGGTTCAGGCCCCCGGTGGCGACCTGGTACAGCAGTGGCTGGAAGGTCGTGTACGGGTTGCGGTCGAGGAGCAGGACGTCGACGTCGTCCCGGCTCAGCTCACGGACGGCGGCCAGCCCGGCGAAGCCCCCGCCGACCACGACGACGCGGGGCCGGGCAGCGGCGGGGGCGGTCGACATGGTGCTCAGGGCAGGAGCTGGGCGTCGAGGGTGCGCTCGGTACCGGCCAGGGCCTTGTTGACCGGGCACGTCTCGTGGGCGAGCGCGGCCAGCTCGGCGAACCGGGCCTCGTCGACGCCGTCGACCTTCGCGCGGATCCGAGAGGCGGCGGTGGTGATGGCCAGTCCCCCGTCGACCCGGTCGACCGTGACGTCCGC
This DNA window, taken from Kineosporiaceae bacterium SCSIO 59966, encodes the following:
- the paaJ gene encoding phenylacetate-CoA oxygenase subunit PaaJ: MVRTATSRAQTARRVAGEVADPEVPVLTIADLGVLRDVEVTEDGRVVVTITPTYSGCPAMDTIRTDVVDALRRNGFADVEVRTVLSPAWTTDWMTDEGKRRLAEYGIAPPGRRRAGGAVPVTLSVRCPHCGSLDTRELSHFGSTACKALWQCRACSEPFDHFKAI
- the paaC gene encoding phenylacetate-CoA oxygenase subunit PaaC, which translates into the protein MPDLARYALSLGDDALVLSHRCAEWIAHAPELEEDVALANIGLDLLGQARMLLTYAGEVEGAGRDEDDLAYLREERDVLNVQLVELPNGDFAVTMARLLVFSAYAQALYRRLERSADERLAAVAGKAVKEVSYHLEHASSWVIRLGDGTSESHRRMQAGLAAVWPYVPELFDGSWVPEGLLEDGVAVDPASLRAEWEHTVTPVVSAATLAVPEPSRRLPLGGRDGVHTEHLGYLLAEMQHLHRSHPGATW
- the paaB gene encoding 1,2-phenylacetyl-CoA epoxidase subunit B: MSTGTPDAAQAPDVAQAPDAARRDWPLWEVFVRPRRGLSHQHVGSLHAPDAQLALQNARDLYTRRSEGVSIWVVPAAQITASSPDEKDAFFDPAADKVYRHPTFYDIPEGVPHL
- the paaA gene encoding 1,2-phenylacetyl-CoA epoxidase subunit A, whose amino-acid sequence is MYGNDFGEQPDQRPSGVAAPAAPSSEEDAALQAEFDRLIAADERIEPRDWMPQGYRKTLIRQIAQHAHSEIIGMQPEGNWITRAPSLRRKAILMAKVQDEAGHGLYLYSAAETLGVDRAELLDLLHTGRQKYSSIFNYPTLTWADMGAIGWLVDGAAIVNQVPLCRCSYGPYGRAMVRICKEESFHQRQGFEILHTLSHGTPEQKQMAQDAVDRWWWPSLMMFGPPDDQSPNSAQSMAWGIKRHSNDELRQRFVDMTVPQAQVLGLTLPDPELRFDEESGHWRFGAIDWDEFYDVLKGNGPCNAERLQTRRAAHEEGAWVREAAAYAAKQAADPQAVVA
- a CDS encoding TetR/AcrR family transcriptional regulator, with the translated sequence MPAPPAGAGERHPGRRRHDADSVLDVAVTVFIERGYDGTSMEHLSRASGLSKSSLYHHIASKEQLLRTALERAVGPLFDVLAEPQASTGRAIDRLEHVVRRTVAVLVERLPYVTLLLRVHGNTETERWALERRREFDRTVAALVVEAAADGDVRDDVDPAVVTRLLFGMINSLVEWYRPSGSPHVAPAATGHHGLGPKELGDAVVRIAFDGLRR
- the pcaF gene encoding 3-oxoadipyl-CoA thiolase, with protein sequence MPEAFLVDGVRTPVGRYAGALSSVRPDDLAAHVLRELTARHPDVDWEALDDVVLGCANQAGEDNRDVARMALLLAGLPETVSGTTVNRLCGSGADALAVAARSIRAGEADLVLAGGVESMSRAPFVMAKAQSAFDRRAEVHDTTIGWRFVNPVLEERFGTDSMGETAENVAAEFGVSREDQDAYALRSQERAAAAQASGRLVREIVPVPVPQRRGDPVLVDTDEHPRRTSREALAALRPAFREGGTVTAGNSSGVNDGAAALLVASEAAVERFGLQPLARVVGAATAGVPPRIMGIGPVPASRRLLDRLGLTVADLDVVELNEAFAAQVLAVLRQLGIPDDAEHVNPNGGGIALGHPLGMTGARLALTAATELAVRDVRRALVTMCVGVGQGISVLLERT
- the paaF gene encoding phenylacetate--CoA ligase, translated to MKDLSPQPGDLEPIETASVDELRSLQLERLRWSLRYSYDNVPHYRAAFDNAGVHPDDLRSLEDLARFPFTTKQDLRENYPFGMFAVPQEQVSRIHASSGTTGRPTVVGYTANDIRTWAHVMARSIRASGGRPGDKVHVAYGYGLFTGGLGSHYGAEALGCTVIPMSGGMTERQVMLIGDFKPDIIMVTPSYMLAIIDEMERQGVDPASTSLKIGIFGAEPWTDDMRREMEQRLDMHALDIYGLSEVMGPGIAIECVETKDGLHIWEDHFYPEVIDPVTGEVLPDGEEGELVFTTLTKEATPAIRYRTRDITRLLPGTARTMRRMEKVTGRTDDMIILRGVNLFPTQIEELILRTPALSPHFQCWLSRPGRMDEMTVKVERRPDADADVAARAGEELRHLVKSTIGVTVGVEVLEPEGIERSVGKMRRIVDQRPR
- a CDS encoding SRPBCC family protein, which translates into the protein MSTVEKTVTVDVPVRTAYDQWTQFESFPEFMEGVESVQQLDDKRLHWKAEIAGVTREWDAEIVDQTPDERITWRSLAGTKNDGTVLFRTDPGNPGSTQITLRLEYEPEGVVEKAGDLLNIVDRRAQGDLDRFKKFIESRGTETGAWRGEVKPSGEVHH
- a CDS encoding NAD(P)/FAD-dependent oxidoreductase, with translation MSTAPAAARPRVVVVGGGFAGLAAVRELSRDDVDVLLLDRNPYTTFQPLLYQVATGGLNPGDVTFALRAYSGRYRNVRFRRTAVTGLDTAGRQVLCADGTRERYDALVLSPGVTANFFGVPGAEQNARTIYSRREAIGVRDAVLANLELFAQGRPEAKEPVTVVVGGGPTGVEMAGALAELRNAALPVAYPEVDPARARVVLVEMTDSLLAPFVPRLQRYTARELRRRGVELRLGTAVEEVRPDGVRLSDGEELACAATVWATGVKVADDVRDWGLPQGRGGRILVEPDLRVVGHDRVFAVGDAAAPADGEPPPQLAQPAIQEGRHAAEQIRRLLAGETTEPFSYRDRGIMATIGRTAAVVQLPWGPRFGGFVAWIAWVVLHIVTLIGNRNRLATMTNLSVRYLAWPGSLNVIVGDPPE